In Mercurialis annua linkage group LG6, ddMerAnnu1.2, whole genome shotgun sequence, the following are encoded in one genomic region:
- the LOC126686655 gene encoding zinc finger protein 11-like, with the protein MEADQSNQEDTDQVSQDQDQDQDQEQGSTTTTQARSYECTFCKRGFSNAQALGGHMNIHRKDKAKLKHLRSSSHDEQSLDISKIHNPSSFSPISSNVSNPSLEAKFSEEERSRLMIKWPWSVLDNTSKKNKPYVEEIQQLSLFVDKPSSNKDRVHHHYRHHQQEEQRESTPIQGRTATDLSSSNSEVDLELRLGPEPQDTSPAEGTKRFF; encoded by the coding sequence ATGGAAGCAGATCAATCTAACCAAGAAGATACAGACCAAGTGAGCCAAGACCAAGACCAAGATCAAGATCAAGAACAAGGTAGTACTACTACTACTCAAGCTAGATCATATGAGTGCACTTTTTGCAAGAGAGGATTTTCCAATGCACAAGCCCTAGGTGGTCATATGAATATTCATCGTAAAGACAAAGCTAAGCTCAAACACTTGAGATCTTCAAGTCATGATGAGCAATCTCTTGACATCTCAAAGATTCATAATCCGTCTTCGTTTTCTCCGATTTCATCAAACGTATCGAATCCGTCATTGGAAGCTAAATTTAGTGAAGAAGAAAGATCAAGATTGATGATCAAGTGGCCTTGGAGTGTTCTTGATAATACTTCTAAGAAGAATAAACCCTATGTTGAAGAAATTCAACAATTATCTTTGTTTGTAGATAAACCATCTAGTAATAAAGATCGAGTTCATCATCATTATCGCCATCATCAACAAGAAGAACAACGAGAAAGCACTCCGATTCAAGGGAGAACCGCAACGGATCTTTCGTCGAGTAATTCAGAGGTAGACCTTGAACTTAGACTAGGTCCTGAACCTCAGGATACATCGCCGGCCGAAGGTACTAAAAGGTTCTTTTGA
- the LOC126687281 gene encoding tropinone reductase homolog At2g29260, chloroplastic-like isoform X3, translating into MSCTLRPPFHFQSSFSISAKSNIFHLTFLFNPPNPKPISLQSISNSMNRAAVCSTRNNDNNNRWSLHGRTALVTGGTRGIGRAIVEELVGFGARVHTCCRNDNELKKCLKEWDGLGFEISGSVCDVSVSTQREELMKTVSSIYNGKLNILVNNVGTNIRKPMVEFTPEDFSTLMTTNFDSAFHLSQLAYPLLKSSGEGSVVFTSSVSGFVSLKSMSVHGATKGAINQLTKSLACEWAKDNIRSNAVAPWYIKTSMVEQVLSDKPYLEEVYSRTPLRRLGEPTEVSSVVAFLCLPASSYITGQIICVDGGMTDTRWSLHGKTALVTGGTKGIGLAIVEELAGLGAVVHTCSRNESHLMECINDWHEKGFDVSGSVCDVSSRVQRQKLLESVADVFDGKLNILVNNVGTNPRKPTLDVAAEDFSFTVSTNLESAYNICQLAYPLLKASEEASIVFISSVAGVVSVNTGSIYAVTKGGINQLTKSLACEWAKDDIRTNCVAHFCYMFFKLLLCHFY; encoded by the exons ATGTCTTGCACTCTCAGACCCCCTTTTCACTTCCAAtcttctttttcaatttcagcaaaatcaaacattttccACTTGACCTTCTTATTCAACCCTCCAAATCCAAAACCTATTTCATTACAAAGCATATCAAACAGTATGAACAGGGCTGCAGTTTGTAGTACAAGAAATAATGACAATAATAACAGATGGTCCCTTCATGGGAGAACAGCTCTTGTTACTGGTGGCACTCGTGGAATCGG ACGGGCAATTGTGGAGGAATTGGTGGGCTTTGGGGCTAGAGTGCACACATGTTGCAGGAATGATAATGAGCTGAAGAAATGCTTGAAGGAATGGGATGGATTGGGGTTTGAGATTAGTGGGTCTGTTTGTGATGTCTCTGTTTCAACTCAAAGAGAGGAGCTTATGAAAACTGTATCTTCTATTTATAATGGCAAGCTCAACATTCTT GTTAATAATGTTGGAACAAACATTCGAAAGCCAATGGTGGAGTTCACTCCTGAAGACTTTTCTACTCTCATGACAACCAATTTTGATTCTGCTTTTCATTTAAGTCAACTTGCTTATCCTCTCCTGAAATCTTCAGGGGAGGGAAGTGTTGTTTTTACATCCTCTGTCTCCGGTTTTGTCTCACTAAAATCTATGTCTGTTCATGGAGCAACTAAAG GTGCAATCAACCAACTAACAAAAAGTTTGGCTTGTGAGTGGGCAAAAGACAACATAAGAAGTAATGCTGTTGCACCTTGGTATATCAAAACCTCTATGGTGGAACAA GTCCTCAGCGACAAGCCATATTTGGAAGAGGTATATTCTAGAACTCCTCTTAGGCGCCTCGGAGAGCCAACAGAGGTTTCATCTGTTGTGGCATTCCTTTGTTTACCTGCATCATCTTACATTACCGGCCAGATTATTTGCGTAGATGGAGGGATGACT GATACTAGATGGTCTCTTCATGGAAAAACTGCACTTGTTACTGGTGGAACCAAAGGAATTGG ACTTGCTATTGTAGAAGAATTGGCAGGACTTGGTGCAGTTGTACATACGTGCTCCAGAAATGAAAGTCATCTAATGGAATGCATAAATGATTGGCATGAAAAAGGGTTCGATGTGTCTGGTTCAGTATGTGATGTATCCTCTCGAGTTCAACGACAAAAGCTATTAGAATCTGTTGCTGATGTGTTTGATGGAAAGCTGAATATACTC GTAAACAACGtgggaacaaatccaagaaaaCCAACATTGGATGTAGCTGCAGAAGATTTCTCATTTACAGTAAGTACCAACCTTGAATCTGCATACAATATTTGCCAACTCGCATATCCACTTCTGAAAGCTTCTGAAGAAGCAAGCATTGTTTTTATATCCTCTGTTGCCGGAGTTGTATCCGTAAACACAGGCTCGATTTACGCCGTAACGAAAG GAGGCATAAACCAACTCACAAAGAGCTTGGCATGTGAGTGGGCTAAAGATGATATAAGGACTAACTGTGTTGCTCATTTTTGCTATATGTTTTTCAAATTATTGCTGTGccacttttattaa
- the LOC126687281 gene encoding tropinone reductase homolog At5g06060-like isoform X2 has product MHKDTRWSLHGKTALVTGGTKGIGLAIVEELAGLGAVVHTCSRNESHLMECINDWHEKGFDVSGSVCDVSSRVQRQKLLESVADVFDGKLNILVNNVGTNPRKPTLDVAAEDFSFTVSTNLESAYNICQLAYPLLKASEEASIVFISSVAGVVSVNTGSIYAVTKGGINQLTKSLACEWAKDDIRTNCVAHFCYMFFKLLLCHFY; this is encoded by the exons ATGCATAAGGATACTAGATGGTCTCTTCATGGAAAAACTGCACTTGTTACTGGTGGAACCAAAGGAATTGG ACTTGCTATTGTAGAAGAATTGGCAGGACTTGGTGCAGTTGTACATACGTGCTCCAGAAATGAAAGTCATCTAATGGAATGCATAAATGATTGGCATGAAAAAGGGTTCGATGTGTCTGGTTCAGTATGTGATGTATCCTCTCGAGTTCAACGACAAAAGCTATTAGAATCTGTTGCTGATGTGTTTGATGGAAAGCTGAATATACTC GTAAACAACGtgggaacaaatccaagaaaaCCAACATTGGATGTAGCTGCAGAAGATTTCTCATTTACAGTAAGTACCAACCTTGAATCTGCATACAATATTTGCCAACTCGCATATCCACTTCTGAAAGCTTCTGAAGAAGCAAGCATTGTTTTTATATCCTCTGTTGCCGGAGTTGTATCCGTAAACACAGGCTCGATTTACGCCGTAACGAAAG GAGGCATAAACCAACTCACAAAGAGCTTGGCATGTGAGTGGGCTAAAGATGATATAAGGACTAACTGTGTTGCTCATTTTTGCTATATGTTTTTCAAATTATTGCTGTGccacttttattaa
- the LOC126687280 gene encoding transcription initiation factor TFIID subunit 4b-like isoform X1 gives MEPAPMEFLKEDEDQRMYSGADVDAFQATVNRDIGGGGGGGNASSSDEYANASSQQQERKEQHLLATQITQQWCADENQQQIPGIESQYVMVHNKMGNRQAMGSEQPGSLKCPGKRILDKLSLLTLKPVLDNDREMQPQTLPGSNQAQLQCQDFACRDNAGLLISSTASSAVQMQTDSSYTLVENNAQKSREVVEHQPDTRMQVSHLSSSSICTLNRDRMHDFHSTQNLIPAYGSNNSTFRPYSGTNANTSGSSMKSHPHDLQVRQISHSTTDTTQIQRSIQGRNVMNVSKFEKPNSAADFSRLRNSSLSQSTDHLSCELSTNKGKIDAPFPSRNYVKQEPVDQDAKQQQKFQFCNPQDLSAALTVAECVTGNIKDNSLMRQPSAADLSPTNRKMPTNVVATPFAINQNPNIQVRSQTLSAAASTEIKGNSTPPNKLSAGQKKALKALGSVPPALRKKKKVSGSYSYQSIEELNDVASVSGIDLRAEQEQLISGLKEVSRVSEASRRNVQEDEERMILQKIPLEKKLAAIIVRCGLKNINSDVEQCLSLCVEERMCELISTMIRLSKQRMDAEKLRHGTVITSDVRQEIMAVNKKAREESEIMHPEPQDKEKGESCVKQVDVSYKPEYKMRITNIAARAAAGVDDMVSKWQLMAEQARRKLEAGTEATSVSSSATARKFRRSRAIELQPRVARSISVKDVIAALEREPQMLNSTLLYKLYERLQ, from the exons ATGGAGCCTGCTCCAATGGAGTTTCTGAAGGAAGATGAG GATCAAAGAATGTATTCAGGTGCTGACGTGGATGCATTTCAGGCTACCGTGAATCGTGATATCGGAGGAGGAGGCGGAGGAggaaatgcctcgtcatctg ATGAATATGCCAATGCTTCAAGTCAGCAACAGGAGCGAAAAGAGCAGCACTTATTAGCGACTCAGATTACACAGCAATGGTGTGCTGATGAGAATCAGCAGCAAATTCCAGGCATTGAATCTCAATATGTGATGGTACACAATAAGATGGGTAATCGACAAGCTATGGGGTCGGAGCAGCCTGGTAGTCTAAAATGTCCGGGGAAGCGGATATTGGATAAGCTATCACTGCTGACCTTAAAGCCTGTTCTTGATAATGATAGAGAGATGCAGCCTCAAACACTG CCAGGTTCCAATCAGGCTCAATTACAATGTCAAGATTTTGCTTGTCGAGACAATGCGGGATTGCTTATTAGCTCTACTGCCTCATCAGCAGTCCAAATGCAGACTGATTCTAGCTATACATTGGTGGAAAATAATGCTCAGAAATCTCGAGAGGTGGTGGAACATCAACCAGACACTAGAATGCAAGTTAGCCATTTGTCTTCCTCCAGTATTTGCACGCTCAATCGTGATAGGATGCATGATTTTCACTCTACACAGAATTTAATTCCAGCTTATGGAAGTAATAATAGTACTTTTCGCCCATATTCTGGAACAAATGCCAATACTTCTGGATCATCCATGAAGTCACATCCTCATGATTTACAAGTTAGGCAAATATCACATTCAACCACGGATACAACTCAGATACAGCGTTCAATACAGGGAAGGAACGTGATGAATGTCTCAAAATTTGAGAAGCCAAATTCTGCTGCTGATTTTAGTAGATTACGGAACAGTTCTTTGTCCCAGAGTACCGACCACTTGTCATGTGAACTGTCCACAAACAAAGGGAAAATTGATGCTCCATTTCCATCAAGAAATTATGTGAAGCAAGAACCTGTTGATCAAGATGCCAAGCAGCAGCAGAAATTCCAGTTTTGCAACCCTCAAGATCTGTCTGCTGCACTTACTGTTGCTGAATGTGTTACAGGAAATATAAAAGACAATTCTCTTATGAGGCAGCCTTCTGCTGCTGATTTATCTCCAACTAATCGAAAGATGCCCACAAATGTAGTTGCTACACCCTTTGCAATTAATCAAAACCCTAACATCCAG GTACGGTCTCAGACCCTATCTGCAGCTGCTTCTACTGAAATCAAAGGTAATAGCACTCCTCCAAACAAGCTTTCTGCTGGCCAGAAGAAGGCACTTAAAGCGCTCGGTTCCGTGCCACCAGCATTAAG aaaaaagaaaaaagtttcTGGGAGCTATTCATATCAAAGCATTGAAGAACTCAATGATGTCGCTTCTGTTAGTGGAATTGATCTAAGG GCAGAGCAAGAACAGCTAATATCTGGTTTGAAGGAGGTCAGCCGAGTTTCAGAAGCATCACGGAGGAATGTGCAAGAAGACGAAGAAAGAATGATTTTGCAGAAAATTCCGTTGGAGAAAAAGTTGGCAGCGATCA TTGTGAGATGTGGTTTGAAGAATATCAACAGTGATGTGGAGCAATGCCTGTCTTTG TGTGTGGAGGAAAGAATGTGTGAGCTAATAAGTACCATGATCCGCCTTTCGAAGCAG CGGATGGATGCCGAGAAACTTAGGCACGGGACTGTAATTACCTCAGATGTACGGCAGGAAATCATGGCAGTGAACAAGAAAGCTAGGGAAGAATCGGAGATAATGCATCCCGAG CCTCAGGACAAGGAGAAAGGCGAAAGTTGCGTGAAACAAGTTGATGTATCGTATAAACCG GAGTATAAAATGAGGATAACAAATATAGCTGCCCGGGCTGCTGCTGGTGTGGATGACATGGTTTCAAAATGGCAACTCATGGCCGAGCAAGCTCGCCGAAAACTTGAAGCCGGGACAGAAGCAACATCAGTTTCCAGTTCAG CAACAGCAAGGAAATTCCGAAGGAGCCGAGCAATCGAACTGCAACCTCGGGTGGCTCGATCCATATCTGTCAAGGATGTGATTGCAGCATTGGAAAGAGAACCCCAGATGTTGAACTCTACCCTCCTCTATAAATTGTATGAGAGACTCCAGTAG
- the LOC126687280 gene encoding transcription initiation factor TFIID subunit 4b-like isoform X2 has protein sequence MEPAPMEFLKEDEDQRMYSGADVDAFQATVNRDIGGGGGGGNASSSDEYANASSQQQERKEQHLLATQITQQWCADENQQQIPGIESQYVMVHNKMGNRQAMGSEQPGSLKCPGKRILDKLSLLTLKPVLDNDREMQPQTLPGSNQAQLQCQDFACRDNAGLLISSTASSAVQMQTDSSYTLVENNAQKSREVVEHQPDTRMQVSHLSSSSICTLNRDRMHDFHSTQNLIPAYGSNNSTFRPYSGTNANTSGSSMKSHPHDLQVRQISHSTTDTTQIQRSIQGRNVMNVSKFEKPNSAADFSRLRNSSLSQSTDHLSCELSTNKGKIDAPFPSRNYVKQEPVDQDAKQQQKFQFCNPQDLSAALTVAECVTGNIKDNSLMRQPSAADLSPTNRKMPTNVVATPFAINQNPNIQVRSQTLSAAASTEIKGNSTPPNKLSAGQKKALKALGSVPPALRKKKKVSGSYSYQSIEELNDVASVSGIDLRAEQEQLISGLKEVSRVSEASRRNVQEDEERMILQKIPLEKKLAAIIVRCGLKNINSDVEQCLSLCVEERMCELISTMIRLSKQRMDAEKLRHGTVITSDVRQEIMAVNKKAREESEIMHPEVEMLRKVNEVILYALRTRRKAKVA, from the exons ATGGAGCCTGCTCCAATGGAGTTTCTGAAGGAAGATGAG GATCAAAGAATGTATTCAGGTGCTGACGTGGATGCATTTCAGGCTACCGTGAATCGTGATATCGGAGGAGGAGGCGGAGGAggaaatgcctcgtcatctg ATGAATATGCCAATGCTTCAAGTCAGCAACAGGAGCGAAAAGAGCAGCACTTATTAGCGACTCAGATTACACAGCAATGGTGTGCTGATGAGAATCAGCAGCAAATTCCAGGCATTGAATCTCAATATGTGATGGTACACAATAAGATGGGTAATCGACAAGCTATGGGGTCGGAGCAGCCTGGTAGTCTAAAATGTCCGGGGAAGCGGATATTGGATAAGCTATCACTGCTGACCTTAAAGCCTGTTCTTGATAATGATAGAGAGATGCAGCCTCAAACACTG CCAGGTTCCAATCAGGCTCAATTACAATGTCAAGATTTTGCTTGTCGAGACAATGCGGGATTGCTTATTAGCTCTACTGCCTCATCAGCAGTCCAAATGCAGACTGATTCTAGCTATACATTGGTGGAAAATAATGCTCAGAAATCTCGAGAGGTGGTGGAACATCAACCAGACACTAGAATGCAAGTTAGCCATTTGTCTTCCTCCAGTATTTGCACGCTCAATCGTGATAGGATGCATGATTTTCACTCTACACAGAATTTAATTCCAGCTTATGGAAGTAATAATAGTACTTTTCGCCCATATTCTGGAACAAATGCCAATACTTCTGGATCATCCATGAAGTCACATCCTCATGATTTACAAGTTAGGCAAATATCACATTCAACCACGGATACAACTCAGATACAGCGTTCAATACAGGGAAGGAACGTGATGAATGTCTCAAAATTTGAGAAGCCAAATTCTGCTGCTGATTTTAGTAGATTACGGAACAGTTCTTTGTCCCAGAGTACCGACCACTTGTCATGTGAACTGTCCACAAACAAAGGGAAAATTGATGCTCCATTTCCATCAAGAAATTATGTGAAGCAAGAACCTGTTGATCAAGATGCCAAGCAGCAGCAGAAATTCCAGTTTTGCAACCCTCAAGATCTGTCTGCTGCACTTACTGTTGCTGAATGTGTTACAGGAAATATAAAAGACAATTCTCTTATGAGGCAGCCTTCTGCTGCTGATTTATCTCCAACTAATCGAAAGATGCCCACAAATGTAGTTGCTACACCCTTTGCAATTAATCAAAACCCTAACATCCAG GTACGGTCTCAGACCCTATCTGCAGCTGCTTCTACTGAAATCAAAGGTAATAGCACTCCTCCAAACAAGCTTTCTGCTGGCCAGAAGAAGGCACTTAAAGCGCTCGGTTCCGTGCCACCAGCATTAAG aaaaaagaaaaaagtttcTGGGAGCTATTCATATCAAAGCATTGAAGAACTCAATGATGTCGCTTCTGTTAGTGGAATTGATCTAAGG GCAGAGCAAGAACAGCTAATATCTGGTTTGAAGGAGGTCAGCCGAGTTTCAGAAGCATCACGGAGGAATGTGCAAGAAGACGAAGAAAGAATGATTTTGCAGAAAATTCCGTTGGAGAAAAAGTTGGCAGCGATCA TTGTGAGATGTGGTTTGAAGAATATCAACAGTGATGTGGAGCAATGCCTGTCTTTG TGTGTGGAGGAAAGAATGTGTGAGCTAATAAGTACCATGATCCGCCTTTCGAAGCAG CGGATGGATGCCGAGAAACTTAGGCACGGGACTGTAATTACCTCAGATGTACGGCAGGAAATCATGGCAGTGAACAAGAAAGCTAGGGAAGAATCGGAGATAATGCATCCCGAGGTAGAAATGCTTCGAAAAGTTAATGAAGTAATATTATATGC CCTCAGGACAAGGAGAAAGGCGAAAGTTGCGTGA
- the LOC126687281 gene encoding tropinone reductase homolog At2g29260, chloroplastic-like isoform X1 encodes MSCTLRPPFHFQSSFSISAKSNIFHLTFLFNPPNPKPISLQSISNSMNRAAVCSTRNNDNNNRWSLHGRTALVTGGTRGIGRAIVEELVGFGARVHTCCRNDNELKKCLKEWDGLGFEISGSVCDVSVSTQREELMKTVSSIYNGKLNILVNNVGTNIRKPMVEFTPEDFSTLMTTNFDSAFHLSQLAYPLLKSSGEGSVVFTSSVSGFVSLKSMSVHGATKGAINQLTKSLACEWAKDNIRSNAVAPWYIKTSMVEQVLSDKPYLEEIICVDGGMTVNGFFPGQS; translated from the exons ATGTCTTGCACTCTCAGACCCCCTTTTCACTTCCAAtcttctttttcaatttcagcaaaatcaaacattttccACTTGACCTTCTTATTCAACCCTCCAAATCCAAAACCTATTTCATTACAAAGCATATCAAACAGTATGAACAGGGCTGCAGTTTGTAGTACAAGAAATAATGACAATAATAACAGATGGTCCCTTCATGGGAGAACAGCTCTTGTTACTGGTGGCACTCGTGGAATCGG ACGGGCAATTGTGGAGGAATTGGTGGGCTTTGGGGCTAGAGTGCACACATGTTGCAGGAATGATAATGAGCTGAAGAAATGCTTGAAGGAATGGGATGGATTGGGGTTTGAGATTAGTGGGTCTGTTTGTGATGTCTCTGTTTCAACTCAAAGAGAGGAGCTTATGAAAACTGTATCTTCTATTTATAATGGCAAGCTCAACATTCTT GTTAATAATGTTGGAACAAACATTCGAAAGCCAATGGTGGAGTTCACTCCTGAAGACTTTTCTACTCTCATGACAACCAATTTTGATTCTGCTTTTCATTTAAGTCAACTTGCTTATCCTCTCCTGAAATCTTCAGGGGAGGGAAGTGTTGTTTTTACATCCTCTGTCTCCGGTTTTGTCTCACTAAAATCTATGTCTGTTCATGGAGCAACTAAAG GTGCAATCAACCAACTAACAAAAAGTTTGGCTTGTGAGTGGGCAAAAGACAACATAAGAAGTAATGCTGTTGCACCTTGGTATATCAAAACCTCTATGGTGGAACAA GTCCTCAGCGACAAGCCATATTTGGAAGAG ATTATTTGCGTAGATGGAGGGATGACTGTGAATGGTTTCTTCCCGGGTCAAAGTTAG